The Fortiea contorta PCC 7126 genome has a segment encoding these proteins:
- a CDS encoding NAD-dependent epimerase/dehydratase family protein codes for MRILVMGGTRFIGVYLTQLLVEQGHEVVLFNRGNRPVPSLQGVGQIIGDRTDAVQLKAKLSQENFDVVFDNNGRELTDTQPLAEIFQGRVQHFVYMSSAGVYLKSDQLPHVEGDAVDPKSRHLGKQETETFLSQSGLPFTSIRPTYIYGPLNYNDLESWFFDRIVRDRPIPVPGNGLHITQLGHVKDLAKAMVQVIGNSQAVGQIYNISGDRFVTFDGLARACLQAAGKSPDAVKIVHYDAKQFDFGKRKAFPMRVQHFFASVQKATTELGWQPEYDLISGLTDSFINDYLATGRDKIEIDFSVDEEILKSA; via the coding sequence ATGCGAATTTTAGTGATGGGTGGTACTCGGTTCATTGGTGTATACCTGACTCAACTGCTCGTGGAACAAGGACATGAGGTGGTACTGTTCAATCGTGGTAATCGTCCCGTACCATCCTTACAGGGAGTAGGACAAATTATAGGCGATCGCACTGACGCTGTTCAGCTAAAAGCGAAGTTATCACAAGAAAATTTTGATGTCGTTTTTGACAATAACGGCAGAGAACTTACTGATACTCAACCACTGGCGGAAATTTTTCAAGGCCGTGTGCAACATTTTGTGTATATGAGTTCGGCGGGGGTATATCTCAAATCGGATCAATTACCTCATGTGGAAGGAGATGCGGTAGATCCCAAAAGTCGCCATCTAGGAAAGCAGGAAACGGAAACCTTTCTTTCCCAATCAGGATTACCGTTTACCTCGATTCGCCCGACTTACATTTATGGGCCGCTGAATTATAACGATTTAGAGAGCTGGTTTTTTGATAGAATAGTCCGCGATCGCCCAATTCCCGTTCCTGGTAATGGTTTACACATCACCCAATTAGGTCATGTCAAAGACTTAGCCAAGGCAATGGTTCAAGTTATCGGTAATTCCCAGGCCGTAGGACAAATTTATAATATTTCGGGCGATCGCTTTGTTACTTTTGATGGTTTAGCCCGTGCTTGTTTACAAGCTGCTGGTAAATCACCAGATGCGGTGAAAATTGTCCATTATGACGCAAAACAATTCGATTTCGGTAAGCGCAAGGCTTTTCCCATGCGGGTACAGCACTTCTTTGCGTCGGTACAGAAGGCAACTACAGAATTAGGTTGGCAACCAGAGTATGATTTAATTTCTGGACTAACTGATTCATTTATTAATGATTATCTGGCAACGGGACGAGATAAAATAGAAATTGATTTTTCTGTAGACGAAGAAATTTTAAAATCAGCGTGA
- a CDS encoding glycosyltransferase, whose product MPLKYALVHEWLTPKATGGSELVVREILRHIDADLYALIDFESNNPESYLYKRQIGKTFLQRFPYARNGIQNYLPLWPLAIEQLDLRQYDVILSSSHAVAKGVLTTPEQLHICYCHSPMRYAWDLTFDYLNQSQMGRGIPGWIARYLLHRLRQWDVLSANRVDYFIANSHYTAKRIWRCYRREAKVIYPPVNVEAFPFFSQKEDFYLTVSRLVSYKQVSLIIKAFNQLQKPLVVIGTGSEMKHLCAIASPNIQILGWQPDDVVKKYMAKAKAFVYAACEDFGIALVEAQACGTPVIAYGAGGALETVRDLRSHPDTGTGIFFSQQVEAALVEAVEKFEIYADALNPEYARQHAAQFSRKAFAQSYQDFVFQCSQKRPARE is encoded by the coding sequence GTGCCCTTGAAATATGCTCTGGTTCATGAGTGGCTGACGCCCAAAGCCACCGGGGGTTCAGAATTAGTTGTTCGGGAGATTTTGCGTCACATTGATGCTGATTTGTACGCCCTCATCGACTTTGAATCCAACAATCCCGAAAGTTATTTATACAAGCGTCAGATTGGCAAGACATTTCTCCAGCGTTTTCCCTATGCTCGTAATGGTATACAAAATTACCTGCCTTTGTGGCCATTAGCGATTGAACAGCTGGATTTGCGTCAATATGACGTAATTCTGTCTTCATCCCACGCAGTAGCAAAAGGAGTTCTCACTACTCCTGAGCAGTTACATATTTGCTATTGCCATAGCCCCATGCGTTACGCTTGGGATTTAACCTTTGATTACCTAAACCAGAGCCAGATGGGGAGAGGAATTCCGGGGTGGATAGCGCGGTATCTACTACATCGTCTGCGTCAGTGGGATGTATTGAGTGCGAATCGCGTTGATTATTTTATTGCTAACTCGCATTACACAGCTAAAAGGATTTGGCGCTGCTATCGACGAGAAGCAAAAGTGATTTATCCCCCAGTAAATGTTGAGGCATTTCCTTTTTTTTCCCAAAAAGAGGATTTTTACCTGACTGTTTCCCGGTTGGTAAGTTACAAGCAGGTATCTTTGATTATCAAAGCTTTTAATCAACTGCAAAAACCTTTAGTAGTAATTGGCACAGGCTCAGAAATGAAACATCTTTGTGCGATCGCTAGTCCTAATATTCAAATACTTGGATGGCAACCTGATGATGTAGTAAAAAAATATATGGCCAAAGCAAAAGCGTTTGTGTATGCGGCTTGTGAAGACTTTGGCATTGCCTTAGTCGAAGCCCAAGCTTGTGGTACACCAGTAATCGCCTACGGTGCTGGAGGTGCACTAGAAACAGTGCGAGACCTCCGCTCTCACCCAGATACAGGCACCGGCATCTTTTTTTCCCAGCAAGTAGAAGCAGCTTTAGTAGAGGCCGTAGAAAAATTTGAAATCTACGCAGATGCGTTGAATCCTGAGTATGCAAGACAACATGCTGCTCAGTTTTCCAGAAAAGCCTTTGCACAAAGCTATCAAGATTTTGTTTTCCAGTGCAGTCAAAAAAGACCTGCTAGGGAGTGA
- a CDS encoding sugar transferase has product MTAQSSLLSGKRGLRQDASGSTRTLLKRGQQKKTRTVQPKGLSFQGLNGEFAKRLFDIVFSLSVLILFFPIYLILALLIAISSQGPIFYVQERVGKNYKPFNCIKFRTMVSNADEILVQMMETSPQMRQEFESSFKLKHDPRITKIGQFLRITSLDEFPQFWNVLKGDMSVVGPRPLVAEELPKYGCHIDQILTIRPGITGLWQVSGRNDIPYPRRVQIDLHYVKFRNFWLDLWIILKTVNVVIMPKNNGAY; this is encoded by the coding sequence ATGACTGCCCAGAGTTCTCTCCTCTCCGGCAAGCGAGGCCTACGGCAAGACGCTAGCGGGTCTACGCGTACTTTATTGAAACGCGGTCAACAGAAAAAGACTCGTACGGTACAACCAAAAGGTTTGTCTTTTCAAGGCTTGAACGGAGAGTTTGCCAAACGACTTTTCGATATTGTGTTTTCGCTTTCAGTTTTGATCCTGTTTTTTCCCATTTACTTAATCTTGGCTTTGCTGATTGCCATCAGCTCACAAGGCCCGATTTTTTATGTCCAAGAACGGGTAGGTAAAAATTATAAACCCTTTAACTGTATTAAATTTCGCACAATGGTGAGCAATGCTGACGAAATTCTCGTGCAAATGATGGAAACATCACCGCAAATGCGACAAGAATTTGAAAGCAGTTTTAAGCTCAAGCATGACCCCCGAATTACAAAAATTGGGCAGTTTTTGCGAATTACCAGCCTGGATGAATTTCCTCAGTTCTGGAACGTGTTAAAAGGTGACATGAGTGTTGTCGGCCCCCGACCGCTAGTAGCTGAAGAACTACCAAAATATGGTTGTCATATCGACCAGATTTTAACCATAAGACCGGGTATCACCGGATTATGGCAGGTTTCCGGGCGTAATGACATACCCTATCCTCGACGAGTCCAAATAGATCTACACTATGTGAAATTTAGAAACTTTTGGCTCGATTTGTGGATAATTTTGAAAACAGTCAATGTGGTAATTATGCCCAAAAACAACGGGGCATACTGA
- the gmd gene encoding GDP-mannose 4,6-dehydratase has protein sequence MTQQKRALITGITGQDGSYLSEFLLEQGYEVHGIIRRTSTFNTDRIDHVYEDPHKQGVRLFLHYGDLTDGTTLRRIIEEIKPTEIYNLGAQSHVRVSFDSPEYTVDAVGMGTLRLLEAIRDYQRRTGIQVRFYQAGSSEMYGLVQAVPQSETTPFYPRSPYACAKVYAHWQTINYRESYGLFACNGILFNHESPRRGETFVTRKITRAIAQIVAGKQNKLYMGNLDAKRDWGYAKDYVRAMWLMLQKDQPDDYVIATGETHSVREFLELAFSYVNLNWQDYVEFDERYLRPAEVELLIGDSTKAQQKLGWKPSVTFEGLVALMVEADLQALGYTSPNVNNAPVLNDIATVRQQLGALHF, from the coding sequence ATGACGCAACAAAAGCGAGCGTTAATCACTGGTATCACCGGTCAAGACGGATCATATCTGAGCGAGTTTTTGCTAGAGCAAGGTTACGAAGTTCACGGTATTATTCGCCGGACTTCTACTTTTAACACAGACCGCATTGATCACGTCTACGAAGATCCTCATAAACAAGGTGTGCGGCTGTTTCTCCATTACGGCGACTTGACCGATGGGACAACGCTGCGCCGCATCATCGAAGAAATCAAGCCAACAGAAATTTACAACTTGGGTGCTCAATCTCACGTCCGAGTTAGCTTTGATTCACCAGAATACACGGTGGATGCGGTAGGAATGGGAACATTGCGCTTATTAGAAGCGATTCGGGATTACCAGCGGCGCACTGGAATTCAAGTGCGCTTCTATCAAGCGGGTTCTTCAGAAATGTATGGTTTGGTACAAGCAGTACCCCAGAGCGAGACTACACCATTTTATCCCCGTAGTCCCTATGCTTGTGCAAAAGTTTACGCTCACTGGCAAACCATCAACTACCGTGAATCCTACGGGTTATTTGCGTGCAATGGTATACTTTTCAACCATGAATCACCCAGACGTGGTGAAACCTTCGTGACACGGAAAATTACCAGAGCGATCGCTCAAATTGTCGCTGGCAAACAGAATAAACTGTACATGGGCAATCTTGATGCCAAGCGTGATTGGGGCTATGCCAAGGATTACGTCAGGGCAATGTGGCTCATGTTACAAAAAGACCAACCAGATGACTATGTGATCGCCACAGGCGAAACCCACTCAGTGCGGGAGTTTTTAGAACTAGCATTTAGCTATGTCAATCTCAATTGGCAAGATTACGTAGAATTTGACGAACGTTATCTGCGTCCCGCTGAAGTAGAATTGCTGATTGGCGACTCCACCAAAGCCCAGCAGAAGTTAGGCTGGAAACCATCTGTCACCTTTGAAGGACTTGTAGCTTTGATGGTAGAAGCAGACTTGCAAGCATTAGGTTATACTTCACCAAATGTCAATAATGCGCCAGTGCTCAATGACATTGCTACAGTTCGCCAACAATTAGGCGCTCTCCACTTCTGA
- a CDS encoding GDP-L-fucose synthase family protein, with amino-acid sequence MTALELKNKHILVTGGAGFLGRQVIEQLCQAGADRQKITVPRSRDFDLRIWENNQRVVDQQNIVIHLAAHVGGIGLNREKPAELFYDNLMMGTQLIHAAHQAGVEKFVCVGTICAYPKFTPVPFKEDDLWNGYPEETNAPYGIAKKALLVQLQAYRQQYGFNGIYLLPVNLYGPEDNFDPGSSHVIPALIRKVHEAQIKGDKQLPVWGDGSPTREFLYSEDAARGIVMGTQFYNDSEPVNLGTGYEISIRDLITLICELMEFDGEIVWETDKPNGQPRRCLDTERAEQAFNFTAQVSFQQGLKNTIAWYRQNAA; translated from the coding sequence ATGACTGCCTTAGAACTGAAGAATAAACATATTCTCGTTACAGGTGGGGCGGGATTTCTAGGTCGTCAGGTGATCGAGCAACTGTGTCAAGCTGGAGCAGATCGTCAGAAAATTACAGTACCGCGATCGCGTGACTTTGATCTGCGAATCTGGGAAAATAACCAACGAGTTGTTGACCAGCAAAACATCGTCATCCACCTAGCCGCCCACGTCGGCGGTATCGGCCTCAACCGCGAAAAACCTGCAGAGTTATTCTACGACAACCTGATGATGGGGACTCAGCTCATCCATGCAGCCCATCAAGCCGGAGTAGAAAAATTTGTTTGTGTTGGTACGATTTGCGCTTACCCCAAATTTACGCCAGTACCATTCAAAGAAGACGACCTTTGGAATGGCTACCCAGAAGAAACTAACGCCCCTTACGGAATCGCCAAAAAAGCACTTTTAGTGCAACTGCAAGCCTATCGCCAACAATACGGCTTTAATGGTATCTACCTCCTACCAGTGAACTTATACGGCCCTGAAGATAACTTTGACCCTGGAAGTTCTCACGTTATCCCAGCATTAATTCGTAAAGTTCACGAAGCCCAAATCAAAGGCGATAAGCAACTCCCCGTTTGGGGTGATGGTAGTCCTACCCGCGAGTTTCTCTATTCAGAAGATGCAGCCAGGGGGATTGTCATGGGTACCCAGTTCTATAACGACTCGGAACCAGTTAACCTGGGCACAGGTTATGAAATCTCCATCCGCGATTTAATCACCCTAATTTGCGAACTGATGGAATTCGACGGCGAAATCGTCTGGGAAACCGACAAACCAAACGGTCAACCACGCCGTTGCTTGGACACCGAACGGGCAGAGCAGGCTTTCAATTTTACTGCTCAAGTCAGCTTCCAGCAAGGGCTAAAAAATACAATTGCATGGTATCGGCAAAACGCCGCATAA
- a CDS encoding phytoene desaturase family protein, translated as MEIFDYVILGAGLGGLSAAACLSKQGYRVAVLEKHYLPGGCCQTFDYGEYRFCADVHYISQCGAGQSIGQFLDYIERDIPFNSLDPDCIDRVITPEADFKIPLGWENLRTRLLSTFPDETLAINRYCDEIKQLHHEMHNLVQEVRWFDQKWSDWLKLPKYRNLFWKRNWTLQDLYNYVGLSPKIQALLAGQSGDYALPPAEIALITHTALVWDYSEGAYYPKHHFKHFVDTIVEAITDGGGVVKYSTPVEHIQVSNKVIQNVIANGTIYRAEKAYISDLDPKLTVELIRDSHALSQKEHERLTSYEYSASAFNIYLGLDSRFDPQRYGIGNWNIWYYPTGDLNQEYQAQLADDLSHPWIFLSCPTMKSHEPGMGPAGHHVLEIATVCAYEPFAHLHANDPKAYKAKKRQVYQQIMTSVRDLIPDVDTYARMKVYGTPTTSEFYLGQPQGNIYGAKLIPKQVGLNRLGYITELSNLFLVGASAGYPSVPGVISNGMDVVELITGQSVRHKTEPMLVSK; from the coding sequence ATGGAAATCTTCGATTACGTGATTTTAGGAGCCGGGTTGGGTGGACTTTCAGCCGCAGCCTGCTTAAGCAAACAAGGATATCGGGTAGCAGTTTTAGAAAAACATTACTTACCAGGAGGCTGTTGTCAAACCTTTGATTATGGTGAATACAGGTTTTGTGCTGACGTGCATTACATTTCCCAATGCGGTGCTGGTCAGAGCATAGGTCAATTTCTTGACTACATTGAGCGCGATATCCCTTTTAATAGCCTTGATCCAGATTGTATTGATCGCGTGATTACACCAGAAGCAGATTTTAAAATTCCTTTAGGTTGGGAAAATCTGCGTACACGTTTACTCTCTACTTTTCCAGATGAAACCTTAGCAATCAACCGCTACTGCGATGAAATTAAACAACTCCATCATGAAATGCACAACTTGGTGCAGGAGGTGCGCTGGTTTGATCAAAAATGGTCTGATTGGTTAAAGTTGCCTAAATATAGAAATCTATTCTGGAAGCGGAATTGGACTCTACAAGACTTGTATAACTATGTTGGCTTGTCGCCCAAAATACAAGCACTGCTGGCTGGACAAAGCGGAGATTATGCCTTACCTCCCGCAGAAATTGCCCTGATTACTCACACAGCCCTAGTTTGGGACTACTCAGAAGGAGCATACTATCCCAAGCACCATTTCAAGCATTTTGTAGACACAATTGTGGAAGCAATTACAGATGGTGGTGGTGTGGTTAAATACTCAACACCCGTAGAACATATTCAAGTTAGTAATAAAGTTATCCAGAATGTCATCGCCAACGGTACGATTTATCGTGCCGAAAAAGCCTATATCAGCGACCTCGACCCCAAATTAACGGTAGAATTGATCCGTGATTCTCATGCACTTAGTCAAAAAGAGCATGAGCGCCTAACTAGTTACGAATACTCAGCTAGCGCTTTTAATATCTATTTGGGTTTAGATAGCCGCTTCGACCCGCAACGCTACGGTATTGGCAACTGGAATATTTGGTACTATCCTACAGGCGACCTAAATCAAGAATATCAAGCCCAATTGGCAGATGATTTAAGCCACCCGTGGATTTTCCTTTCTTGCCCGACGATGAAATCTCATGAGCCAGGAATGGGGCCAGCAGGTCATCATGTCTTGGAAATTGCCACAGTTTGTGCTTATGAACCTTTTGCCCATCTGCACGCCAACGACCCCAAAGCCTATAAAGCCAAAAAGCGCCAAGTTTACCAGCAGATTATGACCAGCGTCCGGGATTTGATTCCTGATGTCGATACCTACGCCCGAATGAAAGTTTATGGTACACCCACCACCAGTGAATTTTATTTAGGACAACCCCAGGGTAATATCTACGGTGCAAAGTTGATACCCAAACAAGTAGGTTTAAATCGCTTGGGATATATAACGGAATTGTCTAACCTGTTTTTAGTGGGAGCAAGTGCCGGTTATCCCAGTGTACCGGGTGTAATTAGCAACGGTATGGATGTAGTGGAATTGATTACTGGGCAATCAGTGCGGCACAAAACAGAACCTATGTTGGTTTCTAAATAG
- a CDS encoding MlaE family ABC transporter permease yields the protein MGVKPRPKETNQQLWILRCFATALLFGQVLLHFCQGRTYYRKVVEHMVTAGPCSIPPVLLVSFFAGMIFTIQTARELVQFGAVNAVGGAFALAYCRELAPILTASIIAGQVGSAFAAEIGAMRVTEQIDALYMLKTDPIDFLVLPRVIACCLMTPLLTIFALVTGIIGGAFAGMQFYQVLPETFLDSVRDFLEPADLWIILLKGFIFGVLVAVNGCSWGLTTKGGAKDVGESATTAVVTTWVAIFIMDFILTLALFEKPSF from the coding sequence ATGGGCGTCAAACCGCGACCAAAAGAAACTAACCAGCAGTTATGGATTCTCCGCTGTTTCGCTACAGCGTTACTTTTTGGTCAAGTTTTATTACATTTTTGCCAAGGCAGGACATATTACCGGAAGGTTGTAGAACATATGGTGACTGCTGGCCCTTGCTCTATCCCGCCTGTACTGTTGGTGAGTTTTTTTGCGGGGATGATTTTTACGATTCAAACGGCTAGGGAATTGGTGCAGTTTGGTGCGGTTAATGCTGTGGGGGGTGCTTTTGCTTTAGCTTATTGCCGAGAATTAGCACCGATTTTAACTGCTAGTATTATTGCTGGACAGGTGGGTTCGGCTTTTGCGGCAGAAATAGGTGCGATGCGAGTAACTGAGCAAATTGATGCACTTTATATGCTCAAAACCGATCCTATCGATTTTCTCGTACTTCCGAGAGTAATTGCTTGCTGTTTGATGACTCCTTTGCTGACAATTTTTGCTTTGGTGACTGGGATTATTGGTGGGGCTTTTGCTGGTATGCAATTTTACCAAGTTTTGCCAGAGACATTTTTAGATTCGGTAAGAGACTTTTTAGAACCTGCAGATTTATGGATTATTTTGCTTAAAGGTTTTATTTTTGGGGTGCTTGTTGCTGTTAATGGCTGTAGCTGGGGATTAACTACCAAAGGAGGAGCTAAAGATGTGGGAGAGTCAGCAACGACGGCTGTTGTAACTACTTGGGTAGCAATTTTTATAATGGATTTTATCTTAACTTTGGCGCTATTTGAGAAACCCTCATTTTGA
- a CDS encoding dipeptide ABC transporter ATP-binding protein, which translates to MNNLLSVENLRVAYPQSGAEELSWAVDDVSFTLKAGEKMGLVGESGCGKSTLGRAVMRLLPSSSRIEGRAVFLGKSVFDLTAEELRKFRGEAVALIFQDPMTRLDPLMTIGNHCVETLQAHSPGLSQQQAKQKAIATLEKVKIPASRWNQYPHEFSGGMRQRVAIALALLLNPKLIVADEPTTSLDVTVSAQILQELTRLCAEENMGLLLISHDLAMVAEYCDRIGVMYRGKMVEMGTTKSVFGQPQHEYTRSLLKAALHIQAVDGNEQLTTASAEEKRTPILQITELQQHYTIEPNLIERLLKTQSQTIKAVDGINLELYPGEILGLVGESGCGKSTLSRTILQLIRPTAGKVEFLGEDLATLSPQKIRASRRQIQMIFQDPHACLNPAMTVGQSIADPLLIHHLADATKAKEQVLWMLEKVGLTPTEIYYQRYPSDLSGGQQQRVAIARALITRPKLLICDEPVSMLDASVQSQVLDLMLQLKAEFELTYLFITHDLWLARFLCDRIAVMNGGKIVEIGATKNIFAHPQHPYTKTLLAAAPLLARA; encoded by the coding sequence ATGAATAATTTATTGAGTGTGGAAAATTTGCGAGTTGCTTATCCTCAGTCTGGGGCTGAAGAACTTTCCTGGGCGGTTGATGATGTGTCTTTCACTTTAAAAGCCGGTGAAAAAATGGGCTTGGTGGGAGAGTCTGGTTGTGGTAAGTCAACCTTGGGAAGGGCTGTGATGCGTTTGTTACCGTCGTCTAGTCGGATTGAGGGACGGGCGGTATTTCTGGGAAAATCGGTGTTTGATTTAACTGCTGAGGAATTGCGAAAATTTCGTGGAGAAGCGGTAGCGCTGATTTTTCAAGATCCGATGACTCGTCTTGATCCTTTGATGACGATTGGTAATCACTGTGTGGAAACTTTGCAAGCCCACTCACCAGGATTATCTCAGCAGCAAGCGAAACAAAAAGCGATCGCTACTTTGGAAAAAGTGAAAATTCCCGCCAGTCGCTGGAATCAGTATCCCCACGAGTTTAGCGGTGGAATGCGCCAAAGGGTAGCGATCGCTCTGGCTTTACTCTTGAATCCTAAATTAATCGTTGCTGATGAACCTACCACAAGTTTGGATGTCACCGTCTCGGCGCAGATTTTACAAGAATTAACTCGCTTGTGCGCTGAAGAAAACATGGGATTGTTGCTGATTTCCCATGATTTAGCGATGGTGGCCGAATACTGCGATCGCATCGGGGTGATGTATCGAGGGAAAATGGTAGAAATGGGTACAACCAAATCTGTGTTTGGTCAACCACAACATGAGTATACGCGATCGCTTCTGAAAGCAGCTTTGCATATTCAAGCAGTTGATGGCAATGAGCAATTAACAACAGCAAGCGCCGAAGAAAAGCGAACTCCTATATTGCAGATTACAGAACTGCAGCAGCACTACACCATAGAACCTAATTTGATTGAGAGACTTTTAAAAACCCAAAGTCAAACAATTAAAGCTGTAGATGGTATTAATCTCGAACTTTATCCCGGCGAAATTCTGGGATTAGTAGGAGAATCTGGTTGCGGAAAAAGCACACTTTCTCGAACTATATTGCAACTGATTCGTCCGACTGCAGGTAAAGTTGAGTTTTTGGGAGAAGATTTAGCTACATTGTCTCCCCAAAAAATTCGCGCCTCACGAAGACAAATCCAAATGATATTTCAAGATCCTCATGCTTGTTTGAATCCAGCGATGACGGTAGGACAAAGTATCGCCGATCCTTTATTAATTCATCATTTGGCTGATGCGACTAAAGCCAAAGAACAGGTTTTATGGATGTTAGAAAAAGTGGGACTAACACCGACTGAAATTTACTATCAACGCTATCCTTCCGATTTATCTGGTGGACAGCAACAAAGAGTAGCGATCGCCCGCGCCTTAATTACCCGTCCCAAATTACTGATTTGCGATGAACCTGTGAGCATGTTAGACGCCAGTGTGCAGTCTCAGGTGCTAGATTTAATGTTGCAATTGAAAGCCGAATTTGAGTTAACTTATTTGTTTATCACCCATGACCTGTGGCTAGCGAGATTTTTGTGCGATCGCATTGCAGTGATGAATGGTGGCAAAATTGTTGAAATTGGTGCAACAAAAAATATTTTCGCTCATCCACAACACCCTTACACTAAAACTCTACTAGCTGCTGCTCCCTTACTCGCACGAGCTTAA
- a CDS encoding GNAT family N-acetyltransferase, producing MTIRHATEFDLPAIVAIYNAAIPGRMASADLEQVSVESRMAWFQGRSPSHRPLWVMEVEGAIAGWLSFQSFYGRPAYNKTAEISIYIAPAFHRCGLGRELLAKAIHDSPGLGIKTLVGFIFAHNRPSLKLFATFGFKNWGTLPKVAELDGIERDLIIMGLSIHETVI from the coding sequence ATGACTATTCGCCATGCTACTGAATTTGATTTACCTGCTATTGTGGCAATTTATAATGCTGCAATTCCCGGCCGCATGGCCAGCGCTGACTTAGAGCAAGTATCTGTGGAAAGTCGTATGGCTTGGTTTCAGGGGCGATCGCCCTCTCATCGTCCGCTGTGGGTGATGGAAGTAGAAGGAGCGATCGCTGGATGGTTAAGTTTCCAATCTTTCTATGGGCGACCAGCTTACAATAAAACTGCCGAAATCAGTATTTATATCGCGCCGGCTTTCCATCGCTGCGGTTTAGGACGGGAACTCCTCGCAAAAGCAATTCATGACAGCCCCGGCTTAGGTATAAAAACTTTAGTAGGCTTTATTTTTGCCCATAATCGCCCCAGCTTAAAGTTATTTGCAACATTTGGCTTCAAAAATTGGGGAACTTTACCTAAAGTTGCCGAACTTGATGGTATTGAGCGTGACTTAATCATCATGGGACTCAGCATCCATGAGACTGTGATTTGA
- a CDS encoding tetratricopeptide repeat protein, with translation MLGEDEQNLDNLLRRRLGYYIEKLSISRQIQDHREELTCLSQLASIYEKLLEYSQALEYYKLLLALSRRIGAEDSQDVTLYNIGKCYRQLHQFHESIKYFTKLLKITYVNGNRVLQVVLIGELGANYQSLGQYQKAIECFQNQLAISCEINELCSQQKALSSLANIYQHQEDYQQALEYELKALLIARETKDMKATGDSLVNIGAIYLQLQNYQKTIEFCHHCLMVAQEIGDQNLLMFSLYYRGQAYKKLDKYQEAMELLTIALQISCDIGNQNIKSNILQELSDVCSQINQLEQAIAYNLESLNICQQIGNQFGEAAALSKIASTHQQLGRSEQALIYYKRSLAVFQIMGIKPSQQQMFFNIGSIYYQQGLYSQAMGYIRSALVLAQDLQNTLEEAQISLILGATFQKLDRHQEALDYYRQTYKIYKTLGDEIQAQQMLQTMHKFGIEF, from the coding sequence ATGTTAGGAGAAGATGAGCAAAACTTAGATAACCTCCTCCGGAGGAGGCTCGGATATTACATAGAAAAGTTATCAATCAGTCGTCAAATTCAAGACCACCGAGAAGAACTGACTTGTTTGAGTCAACTAGCTAGCATCTATGAAAAACTACTTGAATACTCCCAAGCATTAGAGTACTATAAGCTACTGTTAGCGCTATCTCGGCGCATAGGTGCTGAAGATAGTCAAGATGTGACGCTATACAACATAGGTAAATGCTATCGGCAATTACATCAATTTCATGAATCTATCAAATACTTCACCAAATTATTAAAAATTACTTATGTAAATGGCAATCGCGTACTACAAGTAGTTTTAATTGGTGAACTGGGAGCCAATTATCAATCTCTGGGACAATACCAAAAAGCTATCGAGTGCTTTCAAAATCAACTGGCGATTAGTTGTGAAATTAACGAATTATGTTCGCAGCAAAAAGCTTTGAGTTCTTTAGCAAATATTTACCAGCACCAAGAAGATTATCAACAAGCTTTGGAATATGAATTGAAAGCTTTATTGATTGCTAGAGAAACAAAAGATATGAAAGCGACGGGAGACTCGCTAGTTAATATAGGTGCGATTTATCTTCAATTACAGAATTATCAAAAAACAATTGAGTTTTGTCATCATTGTTTAATGGTAGCTCAAGAAATTGGCGACCAAAATCTATTGATGTTCAGCCTGTACTACCGAGGACAAGCATACAAAAAGCTCGATAAATATCAGGAAGCGATGGAGTTATTGACAATAGCTCTGCAAATTTCTTGTGATATCGGTAATCAAAATATCAAAAGTAATATTTTGCAAGAATTAAGCGATGTTTGTAGTCAAATCAATCAACTTGAACAAGCAATAGCGTATAATCTGGAATCTTTAAATATTTGTCAGCAAATTGGCAATCAATTCGGTGAAGCTGCTGCTTTGTCTAAGATAGCGTCTACACATCAACAATTAGGCAGGAGCGAGCAAGCCTTAATTTACTATAAGCGATCGCTGGCAGTTTTCCAAATTATGGGAATTAAACCAAGTCAGCAACAAATGTTTTTTAATATCGGCAGTATTTATTATCAACAAGGGTTATATTCCCAAGCAATGGGATATATACGATCAGCGCTGGTTCTAGCTCAAGACCTGCAAAATACTCTAGAAGAAGCTCAGATATCACTAATTCTCGGTGCGACTTTTCAAAAATTAGACCGCCATCAAGAAGCTCTTGATTATTATCGTCAAACTTACAAAATATATAAAACCCTAGGAGATGAAATTCAAGCGCAACAAATGTTGCAAACTATGCACAAATTCGGCATAGAATTTTAG